One Paenarthrobacter aurescens TC1 DNA window includes the following coding sequences:
- a CDS encoding hypothetical protein (identified by Glimmer2; putative) encodes MLPDPWLDEDTVTAGLRPSTFPDRAQLLELILSAVPSASTSGIVVVGERGSGKSHLLLSIKAGLPNTVDVRTFTGKPELKALQFGALGTPSGAEADESVAPGLHVLRALTSTLGPADYLYTPPVGRRRNRRHAQPARPQLVLLVDDIHYIDPASLAVLLQLIPGFGATLVATAESRHPLPQDLYQLWEDGFLEQYFLPPFTFSEAHALCESILGGHVQRRASSLLAAMSGFNVGLLCLAVNDARRAGFLAQVDGFWTIDVRAHCHWPGIVEHIRAENAARSPEERQALELIALAEPVALDVVERHFGQKAMEHLLANNDVRLLPGLPPLLRTGSWLRGEGTRLSVPRSRSVALRLGVEEPGLTPETAPTMLRWMTWTLDCGLTLSDELLLAAAPAADRPSTAELARRAASAVTGVDHADEARLLRARALIAEGQLREAAPELRQLATAGQSFGVKVDATHRLLALGLLGAVPLEADPAGPDPAGPDPAGPAPADRGSGEPTDPAALIAWNVREAERLLLSGAAPEALLRSSAAMEAISADQALEIFMPGTLLRHVMSLRYNLAWGLVDPLLDCPADYTMPPHLSACLGVARGYAQLSQGLPRAARATLEPALAELHDAGLPPVLALGAALLAYSEALCGNPRQALLRVRQSLAAQETAQNNVSSVPAGLLPQLTAVFVAAAQDQASGTSQQLVALAARLHSQDSILMETEALSLLTLNASSAAVDDLEIQRRLGALAAAVHGPAGAALGTFAAALGDNDPKTLESAGRSLSADRQFAHAALCYSRAASGYEARTRAAASRRASVLVERLRSAFDSGMVPPLGWVPGRAGS; translated from the coding sequence ATGTTGCCGGACCCCTGGCTGGACGAAGACACCGTCACAGCAGGTCTGAGGCCATCAACATTCCCGGACAGGGCGCAGCTGCTCGAACTCATCCTTTCCGCCGTTCCTTCGGCCTCCACCAGTGGCATCGTGGTGGTGGGGGAGCGGGGATCCGGAAAGAGCCACCTTTTGCTCTCCATCAAAGCCGGCCTTCCCAACACCGTGGATGTCCGCACCTTCACCGGAAAGCCGGAACTCAAAGCCCTTCAGTTCGGGGCGTTGGGAACCCCTTCCGGAGCTGAGGCGGACGAGTCGGTAGCGCCGGGCCTCCACGTTCTCCGGGCCCTTACCAGTACTCTGGGGCCAGCGGACTACCTGTACACACCACCAGTTGGACGACGGCGGAACAGGCGGCACGCTCAACCGGCACGGCCCCAGCTGGTCCTGTTGGTGGACGACATCCACTACATTGATCCGGCCTCGCTGGCGGTCCTGCTGCAACTCATCCCCGGCTTCGGCGCAACCCTGGTAGCCACGGCGGAAAGCCGCCACCCCCTCCCGCAGGACCTCTACCAGCTCTGGGAAGACGGCTTCCTGGAGCAGTACTTCCTGCCGCCCTTTACCTTCAGCGAGGCACACGCCCTGTGCGAGTCCATCTTGGGCGGGCATGTCCAGCGACGCGCCAGCAGCCTCCTGGCCGCCATGAGCGGCTTCAACGTAGGTTTGCTGTGCCTTGCAGTGAACGATGCCCGCCGCGCAGGCTTCCTGGCGCAAGTGGATGGTTTCTGGACCATCGATGTCAGGGCACACTGCCACTGGCCCGGCATCGTTGAACACATCCGGGCGGAAAACGCTGCGCGCTCGCCGGAAGAGCGGCAGGCACTGGAACTCATCGCGCTCGCAGAGCCCGTGGCGCTTGACGTGGTGGAGCGCCACTTCGGCCAGAAGGCCATGGAGCACCTTCTCGCGAACAACGACGTCAGGCTGCTTCCCGGCCTGCCCCCGCTGCTCCGGACCGGTTCCTGGCTGCGAGGAGAGGGAACCCGTCTGTCCGTACCGCGGTCCCGGAGCGTGGCGCTCAGACTCGGGGTGGAAGAACCTGGGCTGACCCCGGAGACTGCGCCCACCATGCTGCGATGGATGACGTGGACCCTCGACTGCGGCCTGACGCTCTCTGACGAGCTCCTCCTGGCTGCCGCTCCCGCCGCTGACAGGCCCTCCACTGCCGAACTTGCCCGAAGGGCCGCCTCAGCGGTGACGGGGGTGGATCACGCGGACGAGGCGAGGCTGCTCAGGGCGCGGGCGCTGATCGCCGAGGGCCAACTCCGGGAAGCAGCGCCGGAACTTCGGCAGTTGGCAACCGCGGGCCAGTCTTTTGGAGTGAAGGTGGACGCCACACACCGGCTATTGGCTCTGGGGCTGCTGGGCGCGGTACCTCTTGAAGCGGACCCAGCCGGGCCGGACCCAGCCGGGCCGGACCCAGCCGGGCCGGCGCCTGCCGACCGGGGCTCCGGGGAACCGACGGACCCTGCCGCACTGATCGCATGGAATGTGCGCGAAGCCGAGCGCCTGCTGCTCTCCGGGGCCGCGCCGGAAGCGCTGCTAAGGTCTTCTGCTGCGATGGAGGCCATCAGTGCCGACCAGGCCTTGGAGATCTTCATGCCGGGGACGCTGCTACGGCATGTGATGAGCCTCCGGTACAACCTCGCGTGGGGGCTGGTAGACCCGCTTTTGGACTGTCCCGCCGACTACACCATGCCGCCGCACCTTTCGGCATGCTTGGGTGTCGCCCGCGGTTACGCCCAGCTCAGCCAAGGCCTCCCGCGCGCTGCCCGCGCCACTTTGGAGCCCGCCCTTGCGGAACTGCACGACGCCGGCCTGCCGCCGGTACTCGCTCTGGGTGCGGCCCTGCTGGCCTACTCCGAGGCGCTGTGCGGGAACCCGCGTCAGGCGTTGTTGAGGGTCAGGCAGAGCTTGGCCGCGCAGGAAACCGCGCAGAACAATGTGAGCTCTGTTCCCGCCGGCCTCTTGCCGCAGCTCACTGCTGTATTTGTCGCCGCCGCGCAAGACCAGGCTTCGGGTACGTCACAACAGCTGGTGGCACTGGCGGCAAGGCTCCACTCCCAGGACAGCATCTTGATGGAGACGGAGGCGTTGTCCCTCCTGACACTCAACGCGAGCAGTGCCGCCGTCGACGATCTTGAGATACAGCGCCGCCTGGGCGCCCTGGCCGCGGCTGTTCACGGTCCGGCCGGGGCAGCGCTGGGGACGTTTGCCGCGGCTTTGGGGGACAACGACCCCAAGACCTTGGAGTCGGCGGGGCGGAGCCTGTCCGCAGACCGGCAGTTTGCCCATGCAGCCCTTTGCTATTCGCGGGCAGCCAGCGGCTACGAGGCAAGGACACGCGCCGCTGCGAGCCGCCGGGCCTCGGTGCTCGTCGAGCGGCTCCGGAGCGCCTTCGACAGCGGAATGGTTCCGCCGCTCGGATGGGTGCCGGGGAGGGCCGGGAGCTGA
- a CDS encoding 'helix-loop-helix' dimerization domain signature protein (identified by match to protein family HMM PF01073; match to protein family HMM PF01370; match to protein family HMM PF05368; match to protein family HMM PF07993) — MPGNSDECRVIPAYLYPQPQEFLLQPSEATHSNTPQDTKTVLVTGATGYIGGRLVPRLLEAGHRVKVLVRTPQKIADVPWHDQVEIVQDSLSEAESLAKALTGVDVLYYLVHSMASGSGFEAKEEAMARLVAGAATDAGVDRIVYLGGLHPENTELSTHMRSRETVGRVFLESAVDSIVFQAGVVIGSGSASFEMIRHLADTLPVMPAPSWVNNRIEAIAVRDVLHYLVAAAAVPEKLNRSFDVGSRDVLKYKDMMNEYAVERGLPRRLVIALPVPAPKLAGLWVALVTPIPLSMSLPLVQSLQHDAVSREHDVDDYFPQPDGGLTSYRRAVALALGKERDGQVETTWANAGIDADPLPSDPDWAGYKVFLDERTFHSEAKPEHVWTIIEGIGGKNGWYSLPLAWRVRGWLDKLQGGAGLLRGRRHPRTLNTGEVVDWWRVEAIDRGHLLRLRAEMRAPGGAWLELAVEPDGAGSLYKQRAIFFPRGLAGRLYWLGVYPFHGFIFPSMARNISAAATTLQEAGSGVSTETP, encoded by the coding sequence ATGCCCGGAAATTCAGATGAATGCCGGGTCATTCCAGCCTACCTCTACCCCCAGCCACAGGAGTTCCTTTTGCAGCCTTCGGAAGCTACGCATTCCAATACCCCGCAGGACACCAAGACCGTGCTGGTCACCGGCGCTACCGGTTACATCGGCGGTCGTTTGGTGCCCCGGCTCCTGGAGGCGGGTCACCGGGTCAAGGTCCTGGTCCGCACGCCCCAAAAGATCGCTGATGTTCCCTGGCACGATCAGGTGGAGATCGTCCAGGACAGCCTGTCCGAGGCCGAAAGCCTGGCGAAAGCCCTGACAGGCGTCGATGTCCTGTATTACCTGGTCCATTCCATGGCGTCGGGCAGCGGTTTTGAGGCGAAGGAAGAAGCGATGGCCCGGCTCGTGGCTGGCGCGGCCACTGACGCCGGTGTGGACAGGATCGTCTATCTGGGCGGCCTGCACCCGGAGAACACGGAGCTGTCCACCCATATGCGGTCCCGGGAGACAGTGGGCCGGGTGTTCCTTGAATCCGCGGTTGATTCCATTGTGTTCCAGGCGGGTGTGGTGATCGGTTCGGGCTCTGCCTCGTTCGAGATGATCCGCCACTTGGCCGATACTTTGCCCGTGATGCCGGCACCCAGTTGGGTTAATAACCGGATTGAAGCCATTGCCGTCCGTGATGTCCTGCATTACCTGGTGGCGGCCGCGGCCGTTCCGGAGAAGCTGAACCGCTCCTTCGACGTCGGTTCGCGGGATGTCCTGAAGTACAAGGACATGATGAACGAGTACGCCGTGGAACGAGGGCTCCCCCGGCGGCTGGTGATTGCGCTTCCTGTGCCGGCGCCCAAGCTCGCGGGCTTGTGGGTGGCCTTGGTGACGCCCATTCCGTTGTCCATGTCCCTGCCGCTGGTGCAATCGCTGCAGCACGATGCGGTGTCGCGGGAGCACGACGTGGACGATTACTTTCCACAGCCCGACGGCGGCCTGACGTCTTACCGGCGCGCCGTCGCCTTGGCGCTGGGTAAGGAACGGGACGGACAGGTTGAGACGACGTGGGCGAACGCGGGCATTGACGCCGATCCCCTGCCGAGCGACCCCGACTGGGCCGGGTACAAAGTGTTCCTTGACGAACGGACCTTCCACAGCGAGGCCAAGCCTGAACATGTGTGGACCATCATTGAGGGCATCGGCGGCAAGAACGGCTGGTACTCCCTTCCCTTGGCCTGGCGGGTCCGAGGTTGGCTGGACAAACTGCAGGGCGGTGCAGGGCTTTTGAGGGGTCGCCGACACCCCCGGACGCTGAACACCGGCGAGGTAGTGGACTGGTGGCGGGTGGAGGCGATCGACCGCGGGCATCTGCTGCGTTTGCGAGCCGAGATGCGTGCCCCGGGCGGCGCCTGGCTTGAGTTGGCTGTGGAGCCCGACGGCGCCGGCAGCCTCTACAAGCAACGCGCCATCTTCTTTCCGCGGGGCCTGGCCGGAAGGCTGTACTGGCTTGGCGTGTATCCCTTCCACGGGTTCATCTTTCCCTCAATGGCCCGCAACATTTCGGCCGCGGCCACTACCCTCCAGGAGGCCGGTTCAGGCGTGTCCACCGAGACCCCGTAG
- a CDS encoding putative integral membrane protein — MEIPAILAVVLIVAGVWSLVVWPQFLKRVMKDPRARDAAGKATKFFTVHVVLVTISMVLGLATAAIGIAGLVA, encoded by the coding sequence GTGGAGATCCCCGCCATCCTGGCGGTTGTCCTGATCGTTGCCGGTGTCTGGTCCTTGGTTGTGTGGCCGCAGTTCCTCAAGCGCGTCATGAAGGACCCTCGCGCCCGCGACGCCGCCGGGAAAGCCACCAAGTTTTTCACGGTCCACGTTGTGCTGGTCACCATCTCCATGGTGCTCGGGCTCGCGACGGCGGCCATCGGGATCGCGGGCCTCGTCGCCTAA
- the sufS gene encoding cysteine desulfurase (identified by match to protein family HMM PF00266; match to protein family HMM PF01041; match to protein family HMM PF01212; match to protein family HMM TIGR01979): protein MHAMDNAEVLRIRNDFPVLDQLVNGKPLIYLDSGATSQNPLSVIEAEQEYYEQRNAAVHRGAHHLAVEATEVFEDARQTVADFIGAQYEETVWTSNATEGLNLISYALSNAALWAAQGRGGSALKDLAIGPGDEIVVTEMEHHANLIPWQELAFRTGATLKYIPVTDQGTLRLDAAADIVGERTKLLAFTHASNVLGTINPVAELVAMARRVGALVVLDACQSVPHMAVDVKDLDVDFAVFSGHKMLAPTGVGVLYGKQDLLDVMPPFLTGGSMITTVTMERAEYLPAPQRFEAGTQRISQAVALATAVNYLTETGIDRIHAWETALGQRLVKGLESIDGIRVVGPASGAERIGLAAFDVAGVHAHDVGQFLDDRGIAVRVGHHCAQPLHRRLGLTATTRASTYLYNTTDDVDAFLDAVSGVRAYFQA, encoded by the coding sequence ATGCATGCCATGGACAACGCGGAGGTGTTGCGGATCCGGAATGATTTCCCGGTGCTGGACCAGCTGGTCAACGGCAAACCCTTGATCTACCTCGATTCCGGCGCTACATCGCAGAACCCGCTCAGCGTGATCGAAGCTGAACAGGAATACTACGAGCAACGCAACGCCGCCGTTCACCGCGGCGCACACCACCTTGCTGTGGAAGCCACCGAAGTATTTGAGGACGCCCGTCAGACCGTGGCGGACTTTATTGGTGCGCAGTACGAGGAAACCGTCTGGACCTCCAACGCCACGGAGGGCCTCAACCTCATCAGCTACGCGCTGTCCAACGCTGCCCTGTGGGCTGCGCAAGGCCGTGGCGGTTCCGCCCTGAAGGACCTCGCGATTGGTCCGGGCGACGAGATCGTGGTCACTGAGATGGAGCACCACGCCAACCTCATCCCCTGGCAGGAACTGGCCTTCCGGACAGGGGCCACTCTGAAGTACATCCCCGTGACGGACCAGGGGACCCTCCGCCTCGATGCAGCCGCCGACATCGTAGGGGAGCGAACCAAGCTCCTGGCCTTCACCCACGCCTCGAACGTGCTGGGCACCATCAACCCCGTAGCCGAGCTTGTAGCCATGGCCCGACGCGTGGGCGCGTTGGTGGTCCTGGACGCTTGCCAGTCCGTTCCGCACATGGCCGTAGACGTCAAGGACTTGGACGTCGACTTCGCCGTATTCTCGGGGCACAAAATGCTGGCGCCCACAGGAGTTGGCGTTCTGTACGGCAAACAGGATCTCCTGGATGTCATGCCACCATTCCTGACGGGCGGCTCCATGATCACCACGGTCACCATGGAACGGGCGGAGTACTTGCCGGCACCGCAGCGGTTCGAGGCCGGAACCCAGCGCATCTCCCAGGCCGTGGCGCTCGCAACCGCCGTGAACTACCTCACCGAGACTGGCATTGACCGTATTCACGCTTGGGAAACGGCTCTTGGCCAGCGCCTGGTCAAAGGCCTTGAAAGCATCGACGGCATTCGCGTGGTGGGCCCGGCATCCGGTGCCGAGAGGATCGGCCTGGCAGCCTTCGACGTCGCCGGTGTGCACGCGCACGACGTCGGACAATTCCTTGATGACCGCGGCATCGCCGTCCGCGTCGGTCACCATTGCGCCCAGCCGCTGCACCGCCGCCTGGGCCTGACGGCAACCACCCGGGCGAGTACCTACCTTTACAACACCACTGACGACGTCGACGCTTTCCTCGACGCAGTTTCGGGCGTCAGGGCCTACTTCCAGGCCTGA
- a CDS encoding SUF system FeS assembly protein (identified by match to protein family HMM PF01592; match to protein family HMM TIGR01994) — MSLDQLYQQIILDHSKQRHGSGLAQTDAPADTSTGQSHQLNPVCGDEVTLRLAVSDGTVQQIRWDGAGCSISMASASVLSELGEGMSVEELHAVIDNFREVLRSRGKVQADPEILGDAAAFEGVARYAARVKCAMISWVAAEDALNQATA, encoded by the coding sequence ATGAGTCTTGACCAGCTGTACCAGCAGATTATCCTGGACCACTCCAAGCAGCGGCACGGCAGCGGGTTGGCACAAACGGATGCCCCGGCCGATACTTCCACCGGTCAATCGCACCAGCTGAACCCCGTATGCGGGGATGAAGTGACGCTGCGGCTCGCAGTCTCCGACGGAACTGTCCAGCAGATCCGCTGGGACGGTGCCGGCTGCTCCATCTCCATGGCTTCGGCGTCGGTGCTCAGTGAACTCGGTGAAGGCATGTCCGTGGAGGAACTGCACGCTGTCATCGACAACTTCCGCGAGGTTCTCCGTTCACGCGGAAAAGTACAGGCTGACCCCGAGATTCTGGGCGACGCCGCCGCGTTCGAAGGAGTGGCCCGCTACGCGGCCCGCGTGAAATGCGCCATGATCTCCTGGGTTGCCGCTGAGGACGCCCTCAACCAAGCCACCGCGTAG
- the nhaA gene encoding Na+/H+ antiporter NhaA (identified by match to protein family HMM PF00999; match to protein family HMM PF06965; match to protein family HMM TIGR00773), with translation MADRPRLPNNSSQTGKVFSRSSYPEYRRILSILRTETVGGALLLAATVVALIWANSPAADGYFALRDVKIGYEPWHLELSLGHWASDGLLAVFFFLAGLELKREFVAGELRKPARAVVPVAAAVGGVVVPALIYVLFNLGTAGETLKGWAIPTATDIAFALAVLAVINTHLPAALRTFLLTLAVVDDLIAIGIIAFFYSTGLQPLMLLAALVPLALFTFLVQKRIRSWYLLLPLALATWGFVHASGIHATVAGVLLGFAVPVLARGKKGEPAEGLAEHLEHKLRPFSAGFAVPVFAFFSAGVALGGLDGMGAALRDPVALGIVAALVVGKAVGVFGTTFLVTKTTRASLDSSIAWIDLFGLALLAGIGFTVSLLIGELSFGAGSAHNDHAKVAILAGSLISALLAAVVLRARNRRYRQVQADEERDDDGDGVPDVFARS, from the coding sequence GTGGCTGACCGTCCCCGCCTGCCGAACAACTCTTCCCAGACCGGCAAAGTCTTCTCCCGCTCCAGCTACCCCGAGTACCGCAGGATCCTTTCGATCCTCCGCACGGAAACCGTGGGCGGCGCCCTCCTCCTTGCAGCTACCGTGGTCGCGCTCATTTGGGCGAACTCCCCTGCAGCGGACGGCTATTTCGCACTCCGAGACGTCAAGATCGGCTACGAACCCTGGCATCTTGAGCTGAGCCTTGGCCACTGGGCTTCAGATGGCCTGCTGGCGGTGTTCTTCTTCCTCGCTGGGCTTGAACTTAAGCGTGAATTCGTTGCGGGCGAACTCCGAAAACCAGCCCGCGCCGTAGTCCCCGTCGCCGCAGCCGTTGGCGGAGTGGTGGTGCCGGCCCTGATCTACGTTCTCTTCAACCTCGGAACTGCCGGAGAAACGCTCAAAGGCTGGGCCATTCCCACAGCCACGGACATTGCCTTCGCCCTTGCGGTGCTGGCCGTCATCAACACGCACCTGCCCGCCGCCCTCCGGACGTTCCTGCTGACCCTCGCCGTAGTGGACGATCTGATCGCCATCGGAATCATCGCCTTCTTCTACTCCACGGGGCTCCAGCCGCTCATGCTTTTGGCCGCCCTGGTGCCGCTTGCCCTCTTCACGTTCCTTGTGCAGAAGCGGATCCGTAGCTGGTACCTCTTGTTGCCCCTTGCTTTGGCCACGTGGGGCTTCGTCCACGCTTCCGGCATCCACGCCACCGTGGCCGGTGTGTTGTTGGGCTTCGCCGTCCCTGTTCTGGCCCGCGGGAAAAAGGGAGAACCAGCCGAGGGCCTGGCCGAGCACCTCGAACACAAACTACGCCCCTTCTCGGCAGGCTTTGCGGTACCTGTCTTCGCGTTCTTCTCCGCAGGCGTGGCCTTGGGCGGGTTGGACGGCATGGGAGCCGCCCTTAGGGACCCCGTGGCGCTCGGGATTGTTGCAGCATTGGTGGTGGGCAAGGCCGTTGGTGTCTTCGGCACCACGTTCCTGGTCACCAAAACCACCCGCGCAAGCCTGGATTCCAGCATCGCGTGGATCGACCTCTTCGGGCTTGCATTGCTGGCTGGCATCGGCTTCACGGTCTCATTGCTGATCGGCGAATTGAGCTTCGGCGCCGGCTCCGCCCATAACGACCACGCCAAAGTGGCCATCCTCGCAGGTTCCTTGATCTCGGCGCTGCTGGCCGCCGTTGTGCTTAGGGCCCGCAATCGGCGCTACCGCCAAGTGCAGGCAGATGAAGAACGGGACGACGACGGCGACGGGGTACCCGACGTCTTTGCCCGCTCCTGA